A single genomic interval of Hyphomicrobium methylovorum harbors:
- a CDS encoding NUDIX domain-containing protein — protein sequence MLIRLASYLSRRADRITLGVQGVVADETGSILLVRHGYRPGWHFPGGGVERGETVETALARELNEETGVSIIDSPRLFAIYTNFAAFPGDHVALFIIDRWQRDHIPKPNAEIVEQRFFARDALPPDITPGAARRLGEIFGTTQRTSAW from the coding sequence ATGCTGATACGCCTCGCATCTTACCTCTCCCGCCGCGCCGACCGCATTACACTCGGCGTGCAAGGTGTCGTGGCGGACGAAACCGGCAGCATTCTTCTCGTTCGCCATGGCTACCGTCCCGGATGGCATTTTCCCGGCGGCGGCGTCGAACGGGGCGAGACGGTCGAGACCGCGCTCGCTCGCGAACTCAATGAAGAAACCGGCGTATCGATAATCGACAGCCCGCGTCTCTTCGCGATCTACACAAACTTCGCAGCATTTCCCGGCGACCACGTCGCGCTGTTCATTATCGATCGCTGGCAGCGCGATCACATTCCAAAACCCAACGCCGAAATCGTCGAGCAACGCTTCTTCGCGCGCGACGCGCTGCCACCGGATATAACGCCTGGAGCCGCCCGACGGCTGGGGGAAATATTCGGCACGACGCAACGCACGTCAGCTTGGTAG
- a CDS encoding L,D-transpeptidase family protein, which yields MFSSSVVSRFGMVAGAALVSLATVSVLGPAEARSRNQSIEVSDDDQDRVDSPITAGKAAVAVVSIKDQRISVYDGSGRAVRAKVSSGASGYETPVGVFSILQKQEEHYSNLYDDASMPFMQRITWSGIALHAGVLPGYPASHGCVRLPESFAQQIFPLTKLGMRVVVSKYDVAPSPISHPLLLKPDPLVETAMAVPASYENDGSTADTSSSDRFHPDLSHWPARAAQLEALKSIAAEKKLEADSVTPLAEELKATVKTKETAKARLQKRVKRTEAAKVSADKAAERAAKSLASAKTEKATKRAEAWKAKTDAAAKKADDNLTALKDEIAKTDAELATATEDWKKADAIRAKAVAAKQAAQWKTYPVSVFISRRTQRLYVRQGNEPVFDAPITIADPDLPIGTHVFSALDYKDQGKALRWNVVSIALTDNGSGATSYSKKDKRFVEANYAPPATNVAAASAALDRITIPPEVEARISNYVWPGSSMIVSDEELSKETGTATEFVVVMSGEPQGGLKKRPRKPAPSSYSFDDPYDPYARYDRYDRYDRYDRRGRYRQPSFFNFW from the coding sequence ATGTTTAGTAGTTCGGTTGTATCGCGTTTCGGGATGGTTGCCGGCGCAGCGCTCGTTAGTCTCGCGACGGTCAGCGTGCTCGGTCCGGCAGAGGCACGGAGCCGTAACCAGTCAATCGAAGTTTCCGACGACGATCAGGATCGCGTGGATTCCCCGATCACGGCGGGCAAGGCGGCCGTAGCGGTCGTCTCGATCAAAGACCAGCGGATTTCAGTTTACGACGGAAGCGGACGCGCGGTGCGCGCGAAGGTTTCGAGCGGCGCGAGCGGCTATGAAACACCCGTTGGCGTGTTCAGCATCCTGCAGAAGCAGGAAGAGCATTATTCAAATCTCTATGACGATGCGTCCATGCCGTTCATGCAGCGCATCACCTGGTCTGGCATCGCGCTTCATGCTGGCGTGCTTCCCGGCTATCCGGCGTCGCACGGCTGTGTCCGGTTGCCGGAGAGCTTCGCACAGCAGATCTTTCCTCTGACGAAGCTTGGAATGCGTGTCGTCGTCTCCAAGTATGACGTCGCTCCCTCGCCTATCTCGCATCCGTTGTTGCTGAAGCCCGACCCGCTGGTGGAAACCGCGATGGCGGTTCCTGCTTCTTATGAAAACGATGGATCGACGGCAGATACGTCGTCGAGCGATCGTTTTCATCCGGATCTCTCGCATTGGCCCGCACGCGCCGCGCAACTTGAAGCGCTGAAATCCATTGCGGCGGAGAAGAAGCTCGAAGCCGATTCCGTTACGCCGCTCGCTGAAGAATTGAAGGCGACCGTCAAGACGAAAGAGACGGCCAAGGCACGCCTCCAGAAACGCGTGAAGCGGACCGAGGCCGCGAAAGTTTCGGCGGATAAGGCCGCTGAACGTGCCGCGAAAAGCTTAGCGTCCGCCAAGACAGAGAAGGCGACGAAGCGCGCTGAAGCCTGGAAAGCCAAGACGGATGCCGCTGCCAAGAAGGCGGACGACAACCTGACCGCACTTAAGGACGAGATCGCCAAGACCGACGCTGAACTCGCGACCGCGACCGAAGATTGGAAGAAGGCCGACGCCATCCGTGCGAAAGCCGTCGCTGCGAAGCAGGCGGCGCAATGGAAAACCTATCCCGTTTCGGTCTTCATCAGCCGCAGGACACAACGGCTCTATGTCCGCCAGGGCAATGAACCGGTGTTCGACGCGCCGATCACCATTGCCGATCCTGACTTGCCTATCGGGACGCACGTGTTCTCAGCGCTTGACTACAAAGATCAGGGCAAAGCGCTGCGCTGGAACGTTGTCTCGATTGCGCTGACCGACAACGGCAGCGGCGCGACGAGTTACAGCAAGAAGGACAAGCGTTTCGTGGAGGCCAACTATGCGCCGCCCGCGACGAATGTTGCCGCAGCCTCCGCTGCTCTCGATCGTATCACGATCCCGCCGGAGGTTGAGGCGCGAATTTCGAATTACGTCTGGCCCGGTTCTTCGATGATCGTTTCGGATGAGGAACTGAGCAAGGAAACCGGCACGGCGACGGAGTTCGTTGTCGTGATGAGCGGCGAACCGCAGGGTGGCCTGAAGAAGCGTCCGCGTAAGCCTGCGCCATCGTCCTACAGCTTCGACGATCCGTATGATCCCTATGCGCGGTACGATCGCTACGACCGGTATGATCGTTACGATCGTCGCGGCCGGTATCGTCAGCCGTCGTTTTTCAATTTCTGGTGA
- a CDS encoding MarC family protein gives MTLLSAMITSFLVALPALFSIVNPIGGALIYSQITINRPQAERRALAWRVAMYSTIVMITALWIGAGLMSFFGVSIDALRIAGGLVVAASAWGMLYSPQEIEDRKQDHAASASSGSDVAFFPLTMPFTTGPGTISVAIALSANRPSGEADVLPHFIGATAAAAVIAVVIGVCYSSADRLVALLGPARARVLTRLSAFLLLCIGVQILLSGAQGAITQTFDHLRV, from the coding sequence ATGACACTCTTGAGCGCCATGATCACAAGCTTCCTCGTCGCGCTGCCCGCGCTCTTCTCGATCGTCAATCCGATCGGCGGCGCATTGATCTACAGCCAGATTACAATCAACCGCCCACAAGCAGAACGTCGGGCGCTTGCTTGGCGCGTCGCGATGTACTCGACGATCGTCATGATCACTGCGCTCTGGATCGGCGCAGGACTGATGAGCTTTTTCGGCGTTAGCATCGATGCGCTGCGGATAGCCGGCGGACTGGTCGTCGCGGCAAGCGCGTGGGGAATGCTCTACAGCCCGCAGGAAATCGAAGATCGCAAACAGGATCATGCTGCCTCTGCGTCAAGCGGAAGCGACGTCGCCTTCTTCCCGCTGACGATGCCGTTCACGACCGGTCCCGGCACCATCTCCGTCGCGATCGCTTTGAGCGCCAATCGCCCGTCAGGCGAAGCGGATGTCTTGCCGCACTTTATCGGCGCGACGGCTGCCGCAGCCGTCATCGCTGTTGTGATCGGGGTTTGTTATTCCTCTGCCGACCGGCTTGTCGCGTTGCTCGGCCCGGCGAGAGCACGCGTCCTCACGCGGCTCTCTGCGTTTCTGCTGCTCTGTATCGGCGTGCAGATTTTGCTGTCTGGCGCGCAAGGCGCAATTACCCAGACATTCGATCACTTGCGAGTATAA
- a CDS encoding phosphoethanolamine--lipid A transferase gives MFKPRTPEILLLPVAAWLGIILNQPFWSRFYSVLPPQDPSDWLFFACVGVALVLIIYIALLIISVKPIVRIAILLLLPISAAANYFMNEFGLFIDVHMVRNVFETDVREASDLLTFKLIAYVVLLGILPAVLFCFVPWTERSFKDEVLGKLRFGLTSLALLMLTVFPAWGDYLSVFRTHRELRLTLVPLNYVSALVHYARHKDRKPLTKVAAFGEDAHRAAWKSSDRRKSLFVIVVGETARADHFSLNGYEPETNPELAKVPGLVNYPKAYSCGTDTAQSVPCMFSGLGREHFSNDAAERKENLLDILKRTGIDVRWRDNQAGCKGVCARVPYEFLTGQKVPTFYPSTQNYDGVLLNGLEAQIASLDRDTVIVLHMMGSHGPAYWKRYPEAFEKFKPVCKDVQFSRCDLQHIVNAYDNTLVYTDHVLAQLIGILGKAESHGVDAGMLFVSDHGESLGERNMYLHGMPYAIAPEAQIHVPMMVWLTPSMRTSAGIDNNCLIGHSGEKVSHDNLFHSVLGIMHVASKVYDPKLDFFAGCRTRQVQALQPVGSVQK, from the coding sequence GTGTTTAAACCTCGTACGCCAGAGATCCTGTTGCTGCCGGTTGCTGCGTGGCTCGGCATCATTCTCAATCAGCCGTTTTGGTCGCGCTTTTATTCGGTCCTTCCGCCGCAAGACCCGAGCGACTGGCTGTTCTTCGCGTGCGTTGGCGTTGCTCTCGTTCTCATAATTTACATCGCTTTGCTGATCATTTCGGTGAAGCCGATCGTCCGCATCGCGATACTCCTTTTGCTGCCCATTTCTGCGGCTGCGAACTATTTCATGAATGAATTCGGACTGTTTATCGACGTCCATATGGTTCGCAATGTGTTCGAGACGGACGTGCGTGAGGCGAGCGACCTTCTGACGTTTAAGCTGATTGCCTACGTCGTCCTTCTTGGCATCCTTCCGGCTGTTCTCTTTTGTTTCGTTCCTTGGACGGAGCGAAGCTTCAAGGACGAAGTGCTGGGGAAGCTGAGGTTCGGGTTGACGTCGCTCGCATTGTTGATGCTGACGGTGTTTCCCGCGTGGGGCGACTACCTGTCCGTGTTCCGTACGCATCGCGAGCTTCGGTTGACGCTTGTGCCTCTCAACTACGTTTCAGCGTTGGTGCATTATGCTCGGCATAAAGATCGCAAGCCGCTGACAAAAGTTGCGGCGTTTGGTGAGGATGCGCATCGCGCGGCCTGGAAATCCAGCGACCGGCGGAAATCTCTATTCGTCATCGTTGTTGGAGAAACGGCGCGAGCGGATCACTTTTCGCTCAACGGATATGAACCTGAGACCAATCCTGAGCTCGCGAAAGTTCCAGGCCTCGTCAATTACCCCAAGGCTTACTCATGCGGGACGGATACGGCGCAGTCCGTGCCGTGCATGTTTTCGGGGCTTGGCCGCGAGCATTTCTCCAACGATGCGGCGGAACGTAAGGAAAACCTGCTCGACATTCTGAAGCGTACCGGGATCGACGTGCGCTGGCGCGATAATCAAGCTGGATGCAAAGGCGTTTGTGCGCGGGTTCCTTACGAGTTTCTCACGGGGCAGAAAGTCCCCACGTTCTATCCGAGTACGCAGAATTACGATGGCGTTCTGCTCAACGGACTCGAGGCGCAGATCGCATCTCTCGATCGCGATACAGTTATCGTTCTGCACATGATGGGAAGCCACGGCCCCGCGTATTGGAAGCGGTATCCGGAGGCATTTGAAAAATTCAAGCCGGTTTGCAAGGACGTGCAGTTCAGCCGTTGCGATCTGCAGCACATCGTGAACGCTTACGACAATACGCTGGTCTACACGGACCACGTTCTTGCTCAGCTGATCGGGATATTGGGGAAGGCGGAGAGCCACGGCGTCGATGCGGGGATGCTCTTCGTTTCCGATCATGGGGAGAGCTTGGGCGAGCGCAATATGTACCTTCACGGCATGCCCTATGCGATCGCGCCGGAGGCGCAGATCCATGTGCCGATGATGGTCTGGTTAACGCCATCGATGCGTACGTCGGCCGGGATCGACAACAATTGCCTGATCGGACATTCCGGCGAGAAAGTGAGCCACGACAATCTGTTTCATTCGGTTCTCGGGATCATGCATGTCGCGAGCAAAGTCTATGATCCGAAGCTCGATTTCTTTGCCGGATGCCGGACACGGCAGGTCCAGGCCTTGCAGCCCGTGGGCAGCGTACAAAAATAG
- a CDS encoding N-acetylmuramoyl-L-alanine amidase, with protein MTFAPDSAHVSAVCSAKNTEERRCEAKPSLLILHYTGMASAAKAIDWLAREESGVSCHYVIDTDGTITQLVPECERAWHAGVSFWRGETDVNSRSIGIEIQNPGHEHGYPDFPVPQLDAVIALAKDIVQRHGIAPDGVLAHSDVAPGRKIDPGEKFDWAYLAKAGVGFWVRPVDICDEDVGLGPGDQDARVERAQRLLAEYGYNVPINGEVDEQTTKVLQAFQLHFRPARVDGRLDHSTELTLERLIQRVRGQVAA; from the coding sequence GTGACGTTTGCTCCGGACAGTGCGCACGTTTCGGCGGTGTGCTCAGCGAAAAACACGGAAGAGCGTCGCTGCGAAGCTAAGCCATCGCTGCTCATTCTCCACTACACCGGTATGGCGTCGGCTGCGAAAGCGATCGATTGGCTTGCGCGCGAGGAGAGCGGCGTCTCGTGTCATTACGTCATTGATACCGATGGAACGATTACGCAGCTCGTGCCGGAGTGTGAGCGTGCGTGGCACGCAGGCGTTTCCTTCTGGCGCGGAGAGACGGACGTCAACTCGCGTTCGATCGGAATCGAGATTCAGAACCCCGGGCATGAGCACGGCTATCCCGATTTTCCTGTTCCTCAGCTCGATGCCGTGATCGCGTTGGCGAAGGACATTGTGCAACGTCACGGGATAGCGCCGGATGGTGTGTTGGCGCATTCGGACGTTGCGCCTGGACGCAAGATCGATCCGGGTGAAAAGTTTGACTGGGCTTATCTCGCGAAGGCTGGTGTTGGATTCTGGGTTCGGCCCGTCGACATCTGCGATGAAGATGTGGGTCTAGGACCCGGCGATCAAGACGCACGAGTTGAGCGAGCGCAGCGTTTGCTCGCGGAGTACGGTTACAACGTACCCATCAACGGTGAAGTCGACGAACAGACAACGAAGGTCTTGCAAGCCTTCCAGCTTCACTTCCGCCCCGCGCGTGTGGATGGACGGCTCGACCATTCGACCGAATTGACACTGGAACGGCTGATTCAGCGTGTCCGCGGTCAAGTCGCCGCTTGA
- a CDS encoding FAD-dependent monooxygenase: MTEQTNVAIAGGGIGGLTTALALANAGIASNVYERRPAFPEEGAGIQIGPNGTRILEQLGVAPILQPAVATPDVLSVRDGKSAKELTRLPLGDWIAARHGAPYWTAHRRDVHAALRSRAEAEPLISLHTGVEIDSVSRHRDGIIAHGANGEQATASLLVAADGLWSTLRQTFVPNATPLPVGKSAFRSVIPATALPPELTTNAVHIWLASGAHAVHYPVNAGRDIAIVLIAKDSNLDAGWDFAASRDIVQQKITTFAVPLQTLVASAAEWRRWPLYTMRPLPRFTAERTVFVGDAAHPILPFLAQGAVLAMEDAATLAACLAAAGDRIEDGLKSYDLNRSQRIARVASASQRNGRIYQMSGATAVVRNAVMAHTPPHRVMAGFDWLYGWRCPPC; this comes from the coding sequence ATGACCGAGCAAACGAATGTCGCGATCGCTGGCGGGGGCATCGGCGGTTTGACGACGGCGCTCGCGCTCGCGAATGCAGGCATCGCGTCTAACGTTTACGAGCGCCGCCCGGCATTCCCCGAGGAAGGCGCGGGCATACAGATCGGCCCGAATGGCACGCGAATTCTCGAACAGCTCGGCGTCGCGCCCATTCTGCAACCTGCGGTCGCCACGCCGGACGTCTTGAGCGTTCGCGACGGAAAAAGTGCCAAGGAACTGACGCGGCTGCCGCTTGGCGACTGGATCGCCGCCCGCCATGGCGCGCCGTATTGGACAGCGCATCGCCGTGACGTACACGCCGCGCTTCGATCTCGCGCCGAAGCCGAACCTCTGATCTCTCTACACACTGGCGTCGAGATCGACTCTGTCTCTCGACACCGCGACGGCATCATCGCGCACGGCGCGAATGGCGAGCAAGCCACGGCTTCGCTGCTCGTCGCGGCGGACGGCCTTTGGTCCACACTGCGCCAAACATTCGTGCCGAACGCCACACCATTGCCCGTTGGAAAATCCGCATTCCGCAGCGTCATCCCGGCAACCGCATTGCCACCGGAATTGACCACCAACGCCGTCCACATCTGGCTCGCAAGCGGCGCGCACGCCGTGCACTATCCCGTCAACGCGGGACGCGACATCGCAATCGTCCTCATCGCCAAAGATTCCAATCTTGATGCAGGCTGGGACTTCGCTGCCTCCCGCGATATCGTCCAACAGAAAATCACGACGTTCGCAGTTCCTCTGCAAACGCTCGTCGCATCGGCCGCTGAATGGCGGCGCTGGCCGCTTTACACGATGCGCCCGCTGCCGCGCTTTACCGCCGAGCGCACCGTGTTCGTCGGTGACGCAGCGCATCCGATCCTTCCCTTCCTCGCTCAAGGTGCCGTCCTGGCGATGGAAGACGCAGCAACGCTTGCGGCCTGCCTCGCCGCTGCAGGCGATCGCATCGAAGACGGACTAAAATCCTACGATCTAAACCGCAGCCAGCGCATTGCACGCGTCGCTTCTGCCTCGCAACGCAACGGACGCATCTATCAGATGTCAGGCGCTACCGCAGTCGTGCGCAACGCTGTGATGGCGCATACGCCGCCACACCGTGTCATGGCCGGGTTCGATTGGCTCTACGGCTGGAGGTGCCCTCCATGCTGA
- a CDS encoding zinc-finger domain-containing protein, whose product MAGAPIPHFANDVGAERIFVGVKEFNCMGARPPFDHPHVYLDMGQDSQILCPYCSTLYVHDSRLAADESDPKGSLVAA is encoded by the coding sequence ATGGCCGGAGCACCCATCCCTCACTTCGCCAACGATGTCGGCGCCGAGCGCATATTCGTCGGCGTCAAGGAATTCAACTGCATGGGCGCACGCCCGCCGTTTGATCACCCGCACGTTTATCTCGACATGGGCCAGGATAGCCAAATTCTCTGTCCGTATTGCTCCACGCTCTATGTTCACGACTCCCGCCTCGCAGCAGACGAGAGCGATCCGAAGGGCAGCCTCGTCGCTGCATAG
- a CDS encoding DUF2852 domain-containing protein, with product MAQVVQTLDDFGKPAWILAAVLGFVVFWPVGLAVLAYLIWSGRMSCGWHGVRGRWESRLAGRFDRARNRVEDEFRNFGRGGASSGNKAFDDYREATLKRLEEEEREFHSFLNRLRQAKDKSEFDQFMSERRDAPDSGAAPAV from the coding sequence ATGGCGCAAGTGGTTCAGACACTCGACGATTTCGGTAAGCCGGCGTGGATCCTCGCAGCGGTGCTGGGCTTCGTCGTATTTTGGCCGGTTGGGCTCGCAGTCCTCGCCTATTTGATTTGGAGTGGGCGCATGAGCTGCGGATGGCATGGTGTTCGAGGACGTTGGGAAAGCCGGTTGGCCGGGCGTTTTGACCGGGCGCGTAACCGGGTCGAAGATGAGTTCCGAAATTTCGGCAGAGGCGGTGCCTCGAGCGGAAACAAAGCGTTCGACGACTATCGCGAGGCGACCTTGAAGCGATTGGAAGAGGAAGAGCGCGAGTTCCACTCATTCCTCAATCGTTTGCGGCAGGCCAAGGATAAGTCGGAGTTCGACCAGTTCATGTCAGAGCGGCGTGATGCGCCTGATAGCGGCGCTGCACCGGCTGTTTAA
- a CDS encoding extensin family protein produces the protein MVPRRIRVFGSLAVLMISGPALLSGCGTTGPTFVVKDDPWRSPEERACLASGIVRNSPFVHARSALGGPSVCGAEQPFEMSGADGGRVSLVPAASLRCPMIPQIDSWVRDVVKPAARYYFRQELAEVKVMASYSCRPMNSVDGARISEHAYANAIDIGGFRLANGDVVTVKGGWRGSQAEQAFLRQVHNGSCDYFSTVLGPNYNSLHSNHFHLDLARHGRDGTMRICK, from the coding sequence ATGGTTCCGCGTCGTATCCGCGTTTTTGGTTCTTTGGCCGTCCTGATGATTTCGGGGCCCGCATTGTTATCGGGCTGCGGGACAACGGGGCCGACGTTCGTCGTCAAAGACGATCCCTGGCGCTCGCCTGAAGAGCGCGCCTGTCTTGCCTCCGGCATCGTTCGCAATTCTCCGTTTGTGCATGCGCGATCCGCGCTTGGCGGTCCGAGCGTTTGCGGCGCTGAGCAACCGTTCGAGATGTCGGGTGCTGATGGCGGACGCGTCAGCCTTGTGCCGGCCGCGTCGTTGCGCTGTCCCATGATTCCGCAAATCGATAGCTGGGTGCGCGATGTCGTGAAACCTGCGGCGCGCTATTATTTCCGGCAAGAATTGGCGGAGGTGAAAGTTATGGCCTCCTATTCGTGCCGGCCGATGAACAGCGTCGATGGTGCGCGTATTTCGGAGCATGCGTATGCCAACGCTATCGACATCGGTGGCTTCCGGCTGGCGAACGGTGACGTTGTGACTGTCAAAGGCGGGTGGCGCGGGTCGCAGGCGGAGCAGGCGTTTTTGCGCCAGGTGCATAATGGCTCGTGCGACTATTTTTCGACGGTGCTTGGTCCGAACTACAACAGTCTGCACAGCAATCACTTCCATCTCGATCTGGCGCGCCATGGCCGCGACGGAACGATGAGGATCTGCAAATAG
- a CDS encoding J domain-containing protein — MAWQFLKNAVAATYEGGLRPALDRLRGAFGFEPAHGQCRVAFTIAVVALAAKISKADGVSLPIEAQAFERQFSVPPSEQAHVRRLYELASQDVAGYEAYAAQVARLLEGQPDLKISVLECLFHVASADGVLHPDEDSYLARVAEIFGLTTKEFRCVRRGFVIDADSPYDVLNISPAASDKEIKARYRDLVKSHHPDALISMGVPPEFLAGAERRLSAITSAYEAILADRGQRAERALEPST; from the coding sequence ATGGCATGGCAATTTCTGAAAAACGCGGTTGCCGCAACGTATGAAGGCGGCCTGCGTCCGGCACTCGATCGCCTCAGGGGCGCATTCGGGTTTGAGCCGGCACATGGACAGTGCCGTGTCGCTTTCACGATCGCAGTTGTGGCGCTTGCTGCCAAGATCAGCAAAGCCGATGGCGTTTCGTTGCCTATTGAAGCGCAGGCGTTCGAACGGCAGTTTTCGGTGCCTCCGTCCGAACAGGCGCATGTGCGCCGTCTTTATGAACTCGCGAGCCAGGATGTCGCCGGGTATGAGGCTTACGCTGCGCAAGTCGCGCGTTTGCTCGAAGGGCAACCCGATCTCAAGATTTCCGTTCTGGAATGTCTCTTCCACGTCGCGAGCGCCGACGGCGTGTTGCATCCGGATGAGGACAGTTATCTCGCGCGCGTCGCCGAGATATTCGGTCTCACGACAAAAGAGTTCCGATGTGTGCGTCGCGGCTTCGTGATCGATGCCGATAGTCCGTACGATGTTTTGAATATTTCGCCCGCTGCCTCCGACAAAGAGATCAAAGCGCGCTATCGCGACCTTGTGAAAAGCCATCACCCCGATGCGCTGATTTCAATGGGCGTGCCGCCGGAGTTTCTTGCTGGTGCGGAGCGCAGGCTCTCTGCGATTACGTCGGCTTACGAGGCCATTCTCGCGGATCGCGGTCAGCGGGCTGAAAGGGCCTTGGAACCCAGCACGTGA
- a CDS encoding TetR/AcrR family transcriptional regulator — MDWDEGTRGARRGYHHGNLREALMKAALELISAKGPSGFTFAEAARAAGVSPAAPYRHYRDRDALMADVARHAFELFETKLRKAWNGGAPDPFAAFERVGHAYLAFAREAPAQYSAMFESGLSFQAFPELHIAGERAFDVLKEACAALVAKMPDDKKRPPVMMMALHIWSQAHGIASLFARGDEARRPIPMTPNDLLDAAVLIYLDGLGLRRKAP; from the coding sequence ATGGACTGGGACGAAGGAACTCGTGGCGCGCGGCGCGGCTATCATCATGGCAATCTTCGTGAAGCCCTGATGAAGGCGGCGCTCGAACTCATTTCGGCGAAGGGGCCGTCGGGTTTTACGTTCGCGGAGGCGGCGCGTGCGGCGGGTGTCAGCCCTGCGGCTCCGTATCGTCATTACCGGGATCGCGACGCGCTGATGGCGGACGTCGCGCGGCATGCGTTCGAATTATTTGAAACGAAACTTCGCAAAGCCTGGAACGGTGGCGCGCCGGATCCGTTCGCCGCGTTCGAGCGTGTCGGGCATGCTTATCTGGCATTTGCGCGGGAAGCTCCGGCGCAATATTCGGCGATGTTCGAATCCGGGCTTTCGTTTCAGGCTTTCCCGGAACTGCACATTGCAGGCGAGCGCGCGTTCGATGTTCTGAAGGAAGCATGTGCGGCGCTAGTTGCGAAGATGCCGGATGACAAGAAGCGTCCGCCGGTGATGATGATGGCGCTGCATATCTGGTCGCAAGCGCACGGGATCGCTTCTCTGTTTGCGCGCGGCGACGAAGCGCGCCGACCCATTCCGATGACTCCGAATGACCTGCTGGATGCGGCGGTTCTGATCTATCTGGATGGGCTCGGTTTGAGGAGAAAGGCCCCATAG
- a CDS encoding alpha/beta fold hydrolase: MNHFDSDGVDIAFSDTGGGNGKTPVLLIHGFASNVETNWGHTGWIEGLSKAGYRVIAFDNRGHGASQKLYALTDYGAPLMAEDARRLLDHLDIPRAHVIGYSMGARIAAFLALGHPDRVARVVFGGLGINMVRGIAGTGPIARALEAESIDDVTNPAARTFRAFAEQTKSDLKALAACIRSARAPITAEMVGSIAVPVLVAVGDGDVIGGSAGDLAKIIPGAEAFTIVGRDHNRAVGDKTFKAAVLEFFGGA, translated from the coding sequence ATGAACCATTTCGACAGTGACGGTGTGGATATTGCCTTTTCCGACACAGGCGGGGGTAATGGAAAGACGCCGGTTCTTCTCATCCACGGGTTCGCCTCGAATGTCGAGACGAACTGGGGGCATACCGGCTGGATCGAGGGGCTCAGCAAGGCAGGGTATCGCGTCATTGCGTTCGATAACCGCGGACATGGCGCCAGTCAGAAGCTCTATGCGCTGACTGACTATGGCGCGCCGCTGATGGCCGAAGACGCGCGCCGACTTCTCGATCATCTCGATATTCCGCGTGCGCATGTCATTGGCTATTCGATGGGTGCTCGCATTGCGGCGTTTTTAGCGTTGGGGCACCCGGACCGCGTTGCCCGCGTGGTGTTCGGCGGGCTTGGGATCAACATGGTGCGGGGGATCGCGGGCACCGGACCGATTGCGCGGGCGCTCGAGGCTGAAAGCATCGATGATGTAACGAACCCTGCGGCGCGAACATTCCGCGCGTTCGCGGAGCAGACGAAAAGCGATCTCAAGGCGCTGGCGGCGTGCATCCGTTCGGCACGAGCGCCGATTACAGCGGAAATGGTGGGCTCTATTGCCGTGCCGGTTCTTGTGGCTGTCGGCGATGGAGACGTTATCGGCGGATCTGCGGGAGATCTCGCGAAGATCATTCCGGGCGCGGAGGCCTTCACGATCGTGGGGCGGGATCACAACCGCGCGGTTGGCGACAAGACCTTCAAAGCAGCAGTGCTGGAATTTTTTGGCGGCGCCTAG